In Haloarcula salinisoli, one genomic interval encodes:
- a CDS encoding DUF402 domain-containing protein encodes MTVRVRGIYTTALTRLLSDAGIDVVQASGPIEDRFEDDFSVERAGAAVATTDDRQGVGVSGDRETVERVVAELRGLGRDTLSWADPLPVRAVYAGEVTETLSSGAVVDCGDGEGFLPYSNSDERVETGDRLRVQVIEGAAPWTDGRAVLDTTVGVRGDLLTLVRGGSTSTTASGPAMLDVISADPRDGWGVSWERASDEAGFDAIAEALEAANERAAAIDEALAGADDPADAAPARQFDGGATTWVWFGRESRFALDERRRDVTTTMAGHHRVKAGSNSASAAVDYVEALCDEPGADGETDFPFAVTARQFGPQAGDTLGLGHGKPDGRLISLGRAAVQQVDADGTVTVEREMRAGGEYDGLGVPKEAGDVAETKLKEGRWWYPTVYRDSDGEKKGTYVNVCTPVEIFPDTARYVDLHVDVLKHADGRVERVDDDELDAAVEAGDVPEELAERARSVAAAVASALS; translated from the coding sequence ATGACTGTGCGGGTCAGGGGCATCTACACGACGGCGCTGACCCGGCTGCTTTCCGACGCCGGTATCGACGTGGTGCAGGCCTCCGGCCCCATCGAGGACCGCTTCGAGGACGACTTTTCAGTAGAACGGGCCGGGGCTGCCGTCGCAACGACCGACGACCGACAGGGCGTGGGTGTCAGCGGCGACCGCGAGACGGTCGAGCGGGTCGTCGCGGAACTCCGGGGGCTGGGCCGGGACACGCTGTCGTGGGCCGACCCGCTTCCGGTCCGAGCGGTCTACGCCGGCGAAGTCACGGAGACGCTTTCCAGCGGTGCCGTCGTCGACTGTGGCGACGGCGAGGGATTCTTGCCGTACTCGAACAGCGACGAGCGCGTCGAGACCGGCGACCGCCTGCGGGTGCAGGTCATCGAAGGGGCCGCGCCCTGGACGGACGGCCGCGCGGTGCTCGATACGACCGTCGGCGTTCGGGGCGACCTCCTGACCCTGGTTCGGGGTGGGTCGACGAGTACGACGGCATCGGGCCCGGCGATGCTCGACGTGATTTCGGCCGACCCACGCGATGGGTGGGGCGTCTCCTGGGAGCGAGCAAGCGACGAGGCGGGTTTCGACGCCATCGCCGAGGCCCTCGAAGCGGCCAACGAACGGGCGGCGGCCATCGACGAGGCGCTGGCGGGCGCCGACGACCCGGCCGACGCTGCGCCCGCTCGGCAGTTCGACGGCGGCGCGACGACGTGGGTGTGGTTCGGTCGGGAGAGTCGCTTCGCGCTCGACGAGCGGCGCCGTGACGTGACGACGACGATGGCGGGCCACCACCGCGTGAAGGCAGGGTCCAACAGCGCCAGCGCGGCGGTCGACTACGTCGAGGCGCTGTGTGACGAGCCCGGTGCCGACGGCGAGACTGACTTCCCCTTCGCCGTCACTGCCCGGCAGTTCGGGCCACAGGCCGGCGACACGCTAGGGCTGGGCCACGGGAAACCGGACGGGCGGCTCATCAGCCTCGGGCGAGCGGCCGTCCAGCAGGTCGACGCCGACGGCACCGTCACCGTCGAACGGGAGATGCGTGCCGGGGGCGAGTACGACGGCCTGGGCGTACCGAAGGAGGCCGGCGACGTGGCCGAGACCAAACTGAAGGAGGGGCGGTGGTGGTATCCGACGGTGTACCGCGACAGCGACGGCGAGAAGAAGGGCACCTACGTCAACGTCTGCACGCCGGTCGAGATATTCCCGGACACGGCCCGCTACGTCGACCTCCACGTCGACGTGCTGAAACACGCCGACGGCCGAGTCGAACGCGTCGACGACGACGAACTCGACGCCGCCGTCGAGGCGGGGGACGTCCCCGAGGAACTTGCCGAACGCGCCCGGAGCGTGGCCGCCGCGGTGGCGAGCGCGCTGTCGTAG
- a CDS encoding WD40/YVTN/BNR-like repeat-containing protein → MPTYYAALSDRLLVGDGEWSERLRGHDIECVAADGRAPSRVLVGTAETGLQRSIDGGESWERVLDPSANGGQSADRVTSVTVSPHDPDVVWAGTEPSAVYRSTDGGSNWSEREGLTELDSASRWSFPPRPHTHHVRWIAVAPDDPDQLYVAIEAGAFVRSPDGGETWIDHPEGGRYDTHTIATHPDAPDRVYAAAGDGYALSTDRGETWNSVEPRSTNDASGGQPRAPQDGLDHRYVWSVAVHPEDPDIVVVSAARGARSAHSTSGESYVYRTTGQQWERAMDGLPEPDGLARAVLATDGDGVAALSNHGLFRSADGATWHQVGSWAEAHDQVPRGLAVV, encoded by the coding sequence ATGCCCACCTACTACGCCGCCCTCTCGGACCGCCTGCTCGTCGGTGACGGCGAGTGGTCCGAACGGCTCCGCGGACACGACATCGAGTGTGTCGCGGCCGACGGGCGCGCCCCCTCTCGCGTCCTCGTCGGCACCGCCGAGACGGGGCTCCAGCGCAGCATCGACGGGGGCGAGAGCTGGGAACGCGTGCTGGACCCGAGCGCGAACGGCGGGCAAAGTGCCGACCGCGTCACCAGCGTCACCGTCAGCCCACACGACCCCGACGTCGTCTGGGCCGGTACCGAACCGAGCGCCGTCTACCGCTCGACCGACGGCGGGTCCAACTGGAGCGAGCGCGAGGGGCTCACCGAGCTCGACTCGGCCTCGCGCTGGTCGTTCCCGCCCCGGCCCCACACGCATCACGTCCGGTGGATAGCGGTCGCACCGGACGACCCCGACCAGCTGTACGTCGCCATCGAGGCCGGTGCCTTCGTCCGGAGCCCGGACGGCGGCGAGACCTGGATAGACCACCCCGAGGGGGGCCGCTACGACACCCACACCATCGCCACGCACCCCGACGCCCCCGACCGCGTCTACGCCGCCGCGGGCGACGGCTACGCGCTGTCGACGGACCGCGGCGAGACGTGGAATAGCGTCGAGCCCCGCTCGACGAACGACGCGAGCGGCGGCCAGCCGCGAGCCCCGCAAGACGGGCTGGACCACCGATACGTCTGGAGCGTGGCGGTCCACCCCGAGGACCCCGACATCGTCGTCGTCTCGGCGGCCCGGGGCGCGCGGTCGGCCCACTCGACGAGCGGCGAGAGCTACGTCTACCGGACGACGGGCCAGCAGTGGGAGCGGGCGATGGACGGGCTGCCCGAGCCGGACGGACTCGCGCGAGCCGTACTCGCGACCGACGGCGACGGGGTCGCGGCGCTTTCGAACCACGGGCTCTTTCGCTCGGCCGACGGGGCGACGTGGCACCAGGTCGGGTCCTGGGCCGAGGCCCACGACCAGGTTCCCCGCGGGCTGGCGGTCGTCTAG
- a CDS encoding preprotein translocase subunit Sec61beta, whose translation MSSDSGGLMSSAGLVRYFDAEDQNTIRIDPRTIVAFGVLFGALVLVLNAMI comes from the coding sequence ATGAGCAGCGACAGCGGCGGACTGATGTCCAGTGCCGGCCTCGTCCGGTACTTCGACGCCGAAGACCAGAACACCATCCGCATCGACCCGCGAACTATCGTCGCCTTCGGCGTCCTCTTTGGCGCACTCGTGTTGGTCCTGAACGCGATGATCTAG
- a CDS encoding LVIVD repeat-containing protein: MRRRTLLQSLAGASATGAVGSAAAHPLPTDDGDSTPASTPTGGEPLGSLDLSGARELVTSPDGHTAYVATGDGIALVDIVSPASPRLLAERTDLLADSPDGPMEIVQDLALVDDRLLVAGPANPTETGAHGVVVFDVSDRENPAQVAAVELDTRIHNCDFDGRYAYVTANGRAASPLAVVDTDTGDEVGSWSLLDADERWDAVHPALRPLHDVWVQGEYAYLAYWDAGTWILDVSDPADISLVSRVRGRSRDDLAGIEDPGVERSEPPGNDHFVTVDEDASLLGVGGESWDAGDDGSGGPSGIELFDISDPESPTSLATIDPPSSSDQTYGGVMTTAHNFELTDDRLYSAWYKGGVRVHDVRDPSQPRQIFRWRDAGTTSFWTAQRAAGCFVASSAAIPDDDISPGVYTFPDPAADAPTSTDGATGDGFGVAAALAAIGLGAWRLGRRREREQ; this comes from the coding sequence ATGCGCCGCCGAACGCTCCTCCAGTCGCTCGCGGGTGCGAGCGCCACCGGCGCCGTCGGCTCGGCCGCTGCCCACCCCCTCCCCACCGACGACGGCGATTCGACCCCTGCAAGCACCCCCACGGGCGGCGAGCCGCTGGGTTCCCTCGACCTCTCGGGCGCCCGCGAACTCGTCACCAGCCCGGACGGCCACACCGCCTACGTCGCGACCGGCGACGGCATCGCGCTGGTCGACATCGTCTCGCCCGCTTCCCCCCGACTGCTCGCCGAGCGCACCGACCTGCTCGCCGACAGCCCCGACGGGCCGATGGAAATCGTCCAGGACCTCGCCCTCGTCGACGATAGACTGCTCGTCGCCGGCCCGGCAAACCCCACCGAGACCGGTGCCCACGGCGTCGTCGTCTTCGACGTCAGCGACCGCGAGAACCCAGCGCAGGTCGCCGCCGTCGAACTCGACACGCGCATCCACAACTGCGATTTCGACGGCCGCTACGCCTACGTCACCGCCAACGGTCGCGCGGCCAGCCCCCTCGCCGTCGTCGACACCGACACCGGCGACGAGGTCGGCTCGTGGTCGCTCCTCGACGCCGACGAGCGGTGGGACGCGGTCCATCCCGCGCTCCGGCCGCTCCACGACGTGTGGGTGCAGGGCGAGTACGCCTATCTCGCCTACTGGGACGCTGGCACGTGGATTCTCGACGTGAGCGACCCGGCCGATATCTCGCTGGTCTCCCGCGTTCGGGGCCGCAGTCGCGACGACCTCGCCGGCATCGAGGACCCGGGCGTCGAGCGCAGCGAACCGCCCGGCAACGACCACTTCGTCACCGTCGACGAGGACGCGTCGCTGCTGGGCGTCGGCGGGGAGTCCTGGGACGCCGGCGACGACGGCAGCGGCGGTCCCAGCGGTATCGAACTGTTCGACATCAGCGACCCCGAATCCCCGACGTCGCTGGCCACCATCGACCCGCCGTCGTCGAGTGACCAGACCTACGGCGGCGTGATGACGACGGCTCATAACTTCGAACTCACCGACGACCGGCTGTACTCGGCGTGGTACAAGGGCGGCGTTCGAGTCCACGACGTGCGCGACCCGAGCCAGCCGCGCCAGATATTCCGGTGGCGCGACGCTGGGACGACCTCGTTCTGGACCGCACAGCGGGCGGCCGGCTGTTTCGTGGCCTCGAGTGCGGCCATCCCGGACGACGACATCTCCCCGGGCGTCTACACGTTCCCCGACCCCGCCGCGGACGCGCCGACCTCGACCGATGGCGCGACTGGCGACGGGTTCGGCGTCGCCGCGGCGCTGGCAGCTATTGGACTGGGGGCGTGGCGGCTGGGGCGGCGGCGAGAACGCGAACAGTAG
- the fer gene encoding ferredoxin Fer, with protein sequence MASPYEILGVDPDAEEAEIVDAYRERVKETHPDQGGSTEAFLAVKTAFERIENGWEPGDAVPDEDIAADPDVGTADTDEPPEQPPEPEGVKVEYLNYEVMADRLWELTDDDLFEKAADGGLSPEDYGEFYVRDSESLLEAAERQGYAWPFACRGGACTNCAVAVVEGEMPSPSSHILPKELHDRGIRLSCIVAPETDAKIVYNVKNLPAVQDLLLPASRFEASSSTD encoded by the coding sequence GTGGCGTCCCCATACGAGATACTCGGCGTCGACCCGGACGCCGAGGAGGCCGAGATAGTCGATGCCTACCGGGAGCGCGTCAAGGAGACCCACCCCGACCAGGGAGGGTCGACGGAGGCGTTCCTGGCGGTGAAAACCGCCTTCGAGCGCATCGAGAACGGCTGGGAGCCCGGCGACGCAGTTCCGGACGAGGACATCGCCGCCGACCCGGACGTGGGGACCGCAGACACCGACGAGCCGCCCGAGCAGCCGCCCGAACCAGAGGGCGTCAAGGTGGAGTATCTGAACTACGAGGTGATGGCCGACCGGCTGTGGGAGCTGACCGACGACGACCTCTTCGAGAAGGCGGCCGACGGCGGCCTCTCGCCCGAGGATTACGGGGAGTTCTACGTCAGAGACAGCGAGTCGCTGCTGGAAGCGGCCGAGCGCCAGGGGTACGCCTGGCCCTTCGCCTGTCGCGGGGGCGCCTGTACGAACTGCGCCGTCGCCGTCGTCGAGGGGGAGATGCCATCGCCGTCGAGTCACATACTGCCCAAGGAGCTCCACGACCGCGGGATTCGCCTCTCCTGTATCGTCGCACCCGAGACGGACGCGAAAATCGTCTACAACGTCAAGAACCTGCCCGCGGTGCAGGACCTCCTCCTTCCGGCGAGCCGGTTCGAGGCGTCGTCGTCGACAGATTGA
- the npdG gene encoding NADPH-dependent F420 reductase produces MDIALLGGTGDIGEGLALRWADDTNHTVIVGSREADKAAAKAEEYEAELDSRGQEVDIAGLANAEAAAQADVVVTAVPAYHLTDTVEAVADELGDAILVSPAVGMKRDEDGFHYNRPGVGSVTQLAAKAAPEGTPVVGAFHNLAAGRLADLEADLDWDTIVVGDDRDAKATVSELAEGIEGLRALDGGPLANAAEVEGLTPLLINVARHNDGLHDLGVQFR; encoded by the coding sequence ATGGACATCGCGTTACTCGGCGGCACCGGCGACATCGGTGAAGGGCTCGCCCTGCGGTGGGCGGACGATACGAACCACACGGTCATCGTCGGCTCGCGAGAGGCCGACAAGGCCGCGGCGAAAGCCGAGGAGTACGAGGCCGAACTCGACAGCCGCGGACAGGAGGTCGATATCGCGGGGCTGGCAAACGCCGAGGCCGCCGCGCAGGCGGACGTCGTCGTGACGGCCGTCCCGGCCTACCACCTCACGGACACCGTCGAGGCCGTCGCCGACGAGCTGGGCGACGCCATCCTCGTCTCCCCCGCTGTCGGCATGAAACGCGACGAAGACGGTTTTCATTATAATCGCCCCGGCGTCGGCAGCGTCACCCAGCTCGCCGCGAAGGCCGCCCCCGAGGGGACGCCAGTCGTCGGCGCCTTCCACAACCTCGCGGCCGGCCGGCTGGCCGACCTCGAAGCGGACCTGGACTGGGACACCATCGTCGTCGGCGACGACCGTGACGCGAAAGCCACCGTGTCGGAACTCGCCGAGGGTATCGAGGGGCTGCGAGCACTGGACGGCGGCCCGCTCGCCAACGCCGCCGAAGTGGAGGGGCTCACCCCCCTGCTCATCAACGTCGCCCGCCACAACGACGGCCTGCACGACCTCGGTGTGCAGTTCCGCTAG
- a CDS encoding DUF7532 family protein: MHFTQREQAALRDVGLDQDAIEAASDAVVEATKEAATELEAFFAGRETVYSDMDIAHSSSEIQEHTLDYVDLYTHADDIRGYVRFDTWGVPVEGGRVLTDEKVELTLGPTVDGRVRFAADEDAL, from the coding sequence ATGCACTTCACGCAGCGCGAACAGGCCGCGCTCCGGGATGTCGGACTCGACCAGGACGCCATCGAAGCCGCATCCGACGCCGTGGTCGAAGCGACCAAAGAAGCCGCCACAGAGCTCGAAGCGTTCTTCGCCGGGAGAGAGACCGTCTACTCCGATATGGACATCGCCCACTCCAGTAGCGAGATTCAGGAACACACCCTCGACTACGTGGACCTCTACACCCACGCCGACGACATCCGGGGGTACGTCCGCTTCGACACGTGGGGCGTCCCCGTCGAGGGCGGGCGCGTGCTCACCGACGAGAAAGTGGAGTTGACGCTCGGGCCCACAGTGGACGGTCGGGTCCGCTTTGCCGCCGACGAGGACGCCCTATGA
- the uvrA gene encoding excinuclease ABC subunit UvrA, which translates to MSKDVIEVTGAEEHNLKDVDVEIPREELTVVTGLSGSGKSSLAFETVYAEGQRRYIESLSAYARNFLGQMDKPQVENVEGLSPAISIDQKNAANNPRSTVGTVTELHDYLRLLYARVGVPHCPECGREVGEQSAQNMVTRLLELPEGTRAKLCAPVVRDQKGAFEDLFDDLVGEGYSRVEVDGEPYDLAMEKPDLDENYDHTVDVVVDRVKISTEARSRINDSVETALGEADGTLKVVLPDPPEGAADALGGATARATGDLAESDESTADRLVVELSEDLACTHCGIDISEVETRSFSFNSPHGACPECEGLGETKEVSEELVIRDPSKPLKHVFEPWSYDRTYYSRQLDNVADHFGVSLSTPFEDLDESIQRQFLYGTDDLVHFEWRTKNGTREKTERFEGVIPNLERRHVETDSDRAREHIEEFMATTECPACEGTRLKAESRAVLVDGTAITAVNELSIGDALAHFEGLEADLSARDKKIAEEILKEIRARLGFMEEVGLEYLTLDREAATLSGGESQRIRLATQIGSGLVGVLYVLDEPSIGLHQRDNDKLLNTLEELRDLGNTLIVVEHDTETMRRADQVIDMGPGPGKRGGEVVVNGPQEALMETEESVTGKYLSGERSIPVPKKRRDGDGDHLTVRGARQHNLRDLDVEFPLGTFTAITGVSGSGKSTLMHDILYKGLVRRMNDTDVNPGEHDDIDGIENIETVRLIDQSPIGRTPRSNPATYTNVFDHIRELFAETSLSKQRGYEKGRFSFNVKGGRCEACGGQGTVTIDMNFLSDVQVPCEECDGARYNDETLDVTYKGKTIADVLEMSVEEAYDFFESHSGIRRRLQLLKDVGLDYMRLGQPSTTLSGGEAQRVKLAEELGKKDSGETLYLLDEPTTGLHPEDERKLIDVLHRLTDDGNTVVVIEHELDLVKNADHVVDLGPEGGEGGGDLVAEGTPEDVARTEESYTGRYLRDHLPDVEMEGPRSERDLAKPAADDD; encoded by the coding sequence ATGAGTAAAGACGTCATCGAGGTCACCGGCGCAGAGGAACACAACCTCAAGGACGTCGACGTGGAGATTCCCCGGGAGGAACTCACCGTCGTCACGGGGCTGTCGGGGTCGGGCAAGTCGTCGCTGGCCTTCGAGACGGTCTACGCCGAGGGCCAGCGCCGGTACATCGAGTCCCTGTCCGCGTACGCCCGGAACTTCCTGGGCCAGATGGACAAACCGCAGGTCGAGAACGTCGAGGGGCTCTCGCCGGCCATCAGTATCGACCAGAAGAACGCCGCGAACAACCCCCGCTCGACGGTGGGTACCGTCACCGAGCTCCACGACTACCTCCGACTGCTTTACGCGCGGGTCGGCGTCCCGCACTGTCCGGAGTGTGGCCGCGAGGTCGGCGAGCAGTCGGCCCAGAACATGGTCACACGGCTGCTGGAACTGCCCGAGGGCACCCGCGCGAAGCTGTGTGCCCCCGTCGTCCGGGACCAGAAAGGCGCCTTCGAGGACCTCTTCGACGACCTCGTCGGCGAGGGGTACTCCCGAGTCGAGGTCGACGGCGAACCGTACGACCTGGCGATGGAGAAGCCCGACTTAGACGAGAACTACGACCACACCGTCGACGTGGTGGTCGACCGCGTGAAGATATCGACCGAGGCGCGCTCACGAATCAACGACTCCGTCGAGACCGCCCTCGGCGAGGCCGACGGCACCCTGAAAGTGGTCCTGCCGGACCCGCCCGAGGGCGCCGCGGACGCGCTGGGCGGCGCGACGGCCCGGGCCACTGGCGACCTCGCCGAAAGCGACGAGTCCACCGCGGACCGCCTCGTCGTCGAACTCTCCGAGGACCTCGCGTGTACGCACTGTGGTATCGACATCAGTGAGGTCGAGACCCGCTCCTTCTCGTTCAATTCGCCCCACGGTGCCTGTCCGGAGTGCGAGGGTTTAGGCGAGACCAAGGAGGTCAGCGAGGAGCTGGTGATTCGGGACCCCAGCAAGCCACTCAAACACGTCTTCGAGCCCTGGAGCTACGACCGGACCTACTACTCCCGCCAGCTGGACAACGTCGCCGACCACTTCGGCGTCTCGCTGTCGACGCCGTTCGAAGACCTCGACGAGTCCATCCAGCGGCAGTTCCTCTACGGGACTGACGACCTGGTCCACTTCGAGTGGCGGACCAAGAACGGCACCCGCGAGAAGACCGAGCGGTTCGAGGGGGTTATCCCCAATCTCGAACGCCGCCACGTCGAGACGGACTCCGACCGCGCCCGCGAGCACATCGAGGAGTTCATGGCCACCACGGAGTGTCCGGCCTGTGAGGGCACCCGGCTGAAAGCCGAGTCCCGCGCCGTGCTGGTCGATGGCACCGCCATCACCGCGGTCAACGAACTGTCTATCGGCGACGCGCTGGCACACTTCGAGGGGCTGGAGGCGGACCTCTCGGCCCGCGACAAGAAGATCGCCGAGGAGATTCTCAAAGAGATACGCGCGCGCCTGGGCTTCATGGAGGAGGTCGGCCTGGAGTATCTGACCCTCGACAGGGAGGCCGCCACCCTTTCGGGCGGGGAGAGTCAGCGCATCCGGCTGGCGACGCAAATCGGCTCCGGGCTCGTCGGCGTGCTGTACGTGCTGGACGAGCCCTCCATCGGGCTCCACCAGCGGGACAACGACAAACTACTGAACACCCTCGAAGAGCTTCGTGACCTCGGGAACACGCTCATCGTCGTCGAGCACGACACCGAGACGATGCGGCGGGCCGACCAGGTCATCGACATGGGTCCCGGCCCAGGCAAGCGAGGCGGCGAGGTCGTCGTCAACGGCCCACAGGAGGCGCTGATGGAGACCGAGGAGTCGGTGACGGGCAAGTATCTCTCGGGCGAGCGCTCGATTCCGGTCCCCAAGAAGCGCCGCGACGGCGACGGCGACCACCTCACCGTGCGGGGCGCCCGCCAGCACAACCTGCGCGACCTCGACGTCGAGTTCCCGCTTGGCACGTTCACCGCCATCACCGGCGTCTCGGGCTCCGGGAAGTCCACCCTGATGCACGACATCCTCTACAAGGGGCTCGTGCGACGGATGAACGACACGGACGTCAACCCCGGCGAACACGACGACATCGACGGTATCGAGAACATCGAGACGGTGCGACTCATCGACCAGTCGCCCATCGGCCGCACGCCCCGCTCGAACCCGGCGACCTACACCAACGTCTTCGACCACATCCGCGAGCTGTTCGCCGAGACCAGCCTCTCGAAGCAACGGGGCTACGAGAAGGGGCGGTTCTCCTTCAACGTCAAGGGCGGCCGGTGTGAGGCCTGTGGCGGGCAGGGCACGGTAACGATAGACATGAACTTCCTCTCGGACGTGCAGGTCCCCTGCGAGGAGTGTGACGGGGCCCGCTACAACGACGAGACCCTCGACGTGACCTACAAGGGCAAGACCATCGCCGACGTGCTGGAGATGAGCGTCGAGGAGGCCTACGACTTCTTCGAGAGCCACTCGGGGATTCGCCGACGGCTACAGTTACTCAAGGACGTCGGCCTGGACTACATGCGGCTGGGCCAGCCCTCGACCACCCTCTCCGGTGGCGAGGCCCAGCGGGTGAAACTCGCCGAGGAGCTGGGCAAGAAAGACTCCGGTGAGACGCTGTATCTGCTGGACGAGCCCACGACCGGGCTCCACCCCGAAGACGAGCGCAAGCTCATCGACGTGTTGCATCGGCTGACCGACGACGGCAACACCGTGGTCGTCATCGAGCACGAACTCGACCTGGTGAAAAACGCCGACCACGTTGTCGACCTCGGGCCGGAGGGCGGCGAGGGCGGCGGCGACCTCGTCGCCGAGGGCACGCCGGAGGACGTGGCCCGGACCGAGGAGTCCTACACCGGGCGATACCTGCGCGACCACCTACCCGACGTGGAGATGGAGGGGCCCCGCTCGGAACGGGACCTGGCCAAGCCCGCTGCCGACGACGACTAG
- a CDS encoding LURP-one-related/scramblase family protein translates to MSRHRSYDITGIDLTDDSYTVEQSLIRNKYKALDAAGNVVLRGKQQLFKLKEKFPFVDGNGDEVFEVNATGIVDIAGDYVLSDSRTGEEIVVLDNDFSLFQDTWRIRDADTGEVLARIDSRGTATTLARNFLPLGWLIPHRYEITDGNGGHVGRIDGQLFSIRDRYEITIDDASSVPKEPIVAAAMVIDAIQGN, encoded by the coding sequence ATGAGCCGCCACCGGTCCTACGATATCACGGGCATCGACCTCACCGACGACAGCTACACCGTCGAACAGAGCCTGATTCGGAACAAGTACAAAGCGCTCGATGCGGCCGGGAACGTCGTCCTCCGCGGGAAACAGCAGCTGTTCAAGCTCAAGGAGAAGTTCCCGTTCGTCGACGGAAACGGCGACGAGGTCTTCGAGGTCAACGCCACCGGCATCGTCGATATCGCGGGCGACTACGTACTGAGCGATAGCCGGACCGGTGAGGAAATCGTCGTTCTCGACAACGACTTCTCGCTCTTTCAGGACACCTGGCGGATTCGCGACGCCGACACCGGCGAGGTGCTCGCCCGTATCGATTCTCGGGGGACAGCCACGACGCTCGCCCGGAACTTCCTGCCTCTCGGCTGGCTGATTCCCCACAGGTACGAGATAACCGACGGAAACGGTGGCCACGTCGGCCGCATCGACGGCCAGCTGTTCTCCATCCGGGACCGCTACGAGATTACCATCGACGACGCCAGCTCCGTCCCAAAAGAACCCATCGTCGCCGCGGCGATGGTAATCGACGCCATCCAGGGGAACTAG
- a CDS encoding thioredoxin family protein, which yields MAVRLKDFYADWCGPCKTQDPILEDLEEEWTDVEFEKINVDEEQDVANEYQVRSLPTLVVENDDGIVERFVGVTQADDIEDALTQASA from the coding sequence ATGGCTGTCAGGCTCAAAGACTTCTATGCCGATTGGTGCGGCCCCTGCAAGACCCAGGACCCCATCCTCGAGGACTTAGAGGAGGAGTGGACCGACGTCGAGTTCGAGAAAATAAACGTCGACGAGGAACAGGACGTGGCCAACGAGTACCAGGTCCGTTCGCTCCCGACACTCGTCGTCGAGAACGACGACGGCATCGTCGAGCGCTTCGTCGGCGTCACGCAGGCCGACGACATCGAGGACGCGCTGACGCAGGCCTCGGCGTAG